One Apteryx mantelli isolate bAptMan1 chromosome Z, bAptMan1.hap1, whole genome shotgun sequence genomic window, aTACTATATTTCTTGAAGATGTACACAGGCCTTTCCTGTAATAGGAAACGAATTCTTCCATTTCAGGTAGAAGtgtacaacttaaaaaaaaaaaaaaaagaatctgcccCTTTCATAAGAAAGGATTACCACACTTAAGGAAAACTGGAAGAGTGGAGGTTTGAATGGCAGAGAAGTTTCTGGATTCTCATTTCTTTAGGCAAAAGAATAGATATGTCCTAAAATTTGTAAAATTTTACTTTGTATTGACTAATTTTCTTTATGCAGGTAATGATTAACAGTAATTTGGAGAAAAGGATTATTGGTGTAATCAATGagcataaaaaacaaaatgatgacAAAGGAATGATTTCCAAAAGACTTACTGCTAAGAAACTACAggtagaatttaaaatattttcctctgacTGTTGTTTATTTAGAATAAATAGTTTCTTTCTTGTCATTTATACTTTGGCATGTAGTACAAGCTGCTGTACCATGCTTTCCAGTAACTACATTAATGATTAGCCAGTGAAATAAATGAGCATGCTTATTAGGAAAGATGTTTCTTATGTGTTCAGTAACCAAAATCGGAGTCTTCAAACAGGATACAGGAATAGAACTTTACTTTCCAAAAATTGAATGTTTTGTGTGTTTTGCTTCCTACATTTTTGTCTCTGTATCATAGCTGGAAAGTTCCAGTTGTATTGTTCTAACTAGAACATATGCATACTGTTCAAAGTCCGGAACATttgtatatttatacatacatgttTACAATCAAAATGATTATAAGGTTTGTATGCAAAACAAGATTTGCTACTCTGCCTTCTGATATGTGGATTTATGCTGTTTACATCCATTTAATACTGTTTAGTCTGATACGTGGGAAATGAGTTTATGAGCCTATATTGGATTGTTAgattaaatactgattttttttctgtctggcaTTTATTTGTAGGATGTATATATGGCTTTACAAAGATTCTCTTTTAAGACTGAGCACATTGAGGAAGcaatgaaaaatacaattttatatgGAGGTGATCTTCACTCTGCACTTGACTGGCTTTGTTTAAACCTTCCAGATGGTAAGTATGGTGACAGAGGAGTGACTACAGCTTTTAACAGAAGAGCAATAGGAGCTACTCTTACATGGTAGTGCTGCATAGTAGTCATTAAATGCATTGTTTCGCTAAGACCAGTATGGTGTTCTTTGCATAGTTTTGCTGCTGACTGGTTttgtgactgtgtgtgtgtgaagttgTGTAGCCCTTTTCTTTCTCCACTCGGTGTTTTATGAAAGTCCAGAAGCAAATACTGACTTATGTAAATGTCAAAGCCTAACTTTATTTCAGCATGCTGTTTCTTTCATGGTTTTCTTAGTTTGCTCCCAGCGCACTTAAAACCTTTTTCAGTAATTCTTGGTGCCAAATGCTATGACATGGATTCTTTATTTTGAAGATGCATTGCCTGAAGGTTTTAGCCAGCAGTTTGAAGAGCAACAACAGAAACCTAGAGCAAAATTTTCTTCTCCTGTGCTACAATGCCAGCCTCCACCTTGCTTAGCagataacaaaaagaaagaaaatggccctgaaaagaaagaaaatggcccTGAAACTAAGGTAATCAGAAGAATATTAAGTTGTATGTGGTGGGGGGTAGAGATTTCCAGAATACAGACTTGCATGGACTTCAATGCATCATTTTTAGACTGGTAAGACTTCTGAAAATATGGTGTGCTTAATAATTTCATTAATGTgagttaattttgttttatatagttataaatatatagatagataaaaCGTTATTTTAATTACAGTGGAATAGTCATTTGAAGGTAGCATTTTTCATGTGAAGCCTAAAAGActatttctggtttgttttttgtggTAACTTTTGGCTagtaagagaaaaacaaatcctaacatagcttgatttttttttttttttttcttcctggaattAGTTCATTCTGTTATTTATAGATGGCACTTTTCTATTGATCTGTGTGGGTGCAAGTTTGCCTCTGTGCTTTGGTATTTTGATTCCTGAGGTTATTGAATCTTACACAAGATGTCTTGTaagggtgggggtttttttctttttttctttttttttcttcttcccttttcttctgcagttcttGTAGTATTAAGAGCTATATAAGTATATTAAGAGATGTTTATCCTGGTTGGAGAAGCTTGCTCCATTGGTTTTGTTGAGCTGTCATGTAACttagtttttatatataatatcttGAGCAATAGTTGCTAAATGCTGACTTAAAAAGCTACTGGTGTTTTTATGTACTGTTAccattgcttttaattttctttgttcttcctaggaaaaaaatgtggggaaagagaaagaagtgaGCATGAAGGAATGGATTTTGCAATATGCTGAGCAACAGACTGATGAAGAGAAAAATGAGTCTATGAAAGAGACAGATGAAGAGAAGTTTGACCCAGTAAGATAGTTTTTTTTAActatcttaactttttttttttttaaacaagaaatctTGCAAAAACTGTGTATCTGCAAGTTGTGGATCTGCTTGTTAAAAATTGGGAGTTGAATAGCTGGCCTACTGTCCTATGTTGTCTTTATATTTTACATCATTGCAGACTACTGGAGGGAAATGTGTTGGAAATCTCCTTTCCTAAGTTGTTATTCTCTTATATTTCATACtggtttaaaatatttaatgcattatgccagaattaaaaaaaaaattcttgaaacaAGTCTCAGTGAGACTAGGAAGGTGACTGTCAAGGTCTGGGGGTTTTTAAccattatgtatttaaaaaataattgtttcttttttgtgtAAGTTTGATATAAAggacaaaaaaatacattttattgtgAAGTTCATTAAAAGCAACTATACAATATTCAATTTCTAATTAATAATTCTATTTGGAATAGAATGAAAGGTATTTACATCTGGCTGCAAAGCTTTCAGAAGCAAAAGAACAAGCAAGCCTCTCCAAGCAAGACAAAGATAAGCAAAGCCAGAAGGTAGCACAAGAGAAAATAAGAAGAATTCAGCAAGGTAGAACCATGCAAATGACCTGTTTCTTTTGTGGCCTGCATATTTGTTATGCAAAGAAGACTCTGAATCAGATTGAATTGATTTTGCAATTCAGAGGGCTGTGAACAATGCTGACTTTCCTGAATTTATGCATTTTGTGTGGGCCAAATTCTGAAGTGACATTTTGCTACTTCAGTTTTTGGGTGCTCAATGTAAATTATAGCCAAtctcttctttttaaagaacAGATGCTCAGCAATTAGTGTGAATAAGTTGTATTATCTGCTTTTGACAGAAATGGCAGCACTTGAAGAACATCCTGTATTTAATCTGGCTATAAAGATTTCAAACcaacaacaaaatgaaaagaaaaaaactccctTACCTCAGGAAACCACTTTGAATCTGAGCTTGCTTGAAAAACCTGAGGGTGCTGCAAAAGAAGAGAAAGGTATGTCAGAAACTGTTCAGTACAAACTCAGTGTGTACCACAAATTCTGAATACCAAAGTTCTGTTGCGTGGGTCCTATTGCATTGCAGTGCTAAATCATCAAGCTCCAACTGCAGGAAGGGGCAGCTGGACTACTTCAGTGGCAAAATTGGCTTTAAaggatatgtattttttaaaacatatagtATTAAAAGCTATTTCTGCCACACATTGTCAAGtctaaaaaaatcttgattttttcaTAGTTGTAAGGTAAGTTGTATtgtttcaattaatttttacccTCTTCTCTACTTAAACAATTTTCATTGTAAATCTTCAAACTGTTATATTGTCTAGTAATAACCAGACAATAGTTAAAGGTTTTCAAATTGAGTAATCAAAGACAGAAAATGGAAtgctgaaatttatttttctgctagATATCTTTTGGGAAAACAGATTTCTATAATGTATCAGCCCCACTGTTTTCCCTCTGCTTGTTTAATAGGACTGCAGAACATTTTGGAAAATACTACTTTCTGGTAAAAATACAATTGAAAGAAAGTTAAAACTTTCTGACCATCAAAGGAATGTAAAATAAAAGTTTTAGGAGAATTAAAATGTGTGGTGTTCTACTCttacagtgaaaaagaaagaaccaCTAGATATAAGAAATTTTGATTACAGTGCTCGAAGCTGGACTGGTAAATCACCAAAACAATTTTTGATTGACTGGTGCAGGAAAAATTTTCCCAAGAGTCCAAATCCTGCTTTTGAAAAAGTTCCAGTTGGAAGATACTGGAAATGTAGGTATGTACTTCCCATGAACTTTAAATTTTCTGTtggttcctttaaaaatatagatGCTGGCTACTTCTGTTTTGTAGTGTAGATCCAGATATATGTAAATGTAGCATGCTTAACTTAAGTTCTTTTTTCGTCCAACAGGGAGGTATTTCCTTCTGGATAACTCTGCAAAAGTAATGCTTAGGCTGGACACTAGAAAGAATAAGTTCTGCTGAAAGAGCTGCTAAAGAAGGGATTCGCTTATTAGCTTTTAATTCTGTACTGCTGAATGAAAGATTCTAAAAACAATTCTGTAAGATAAATTTGGATTATTAACTTCTAGTATTCTGAGTCAaagtaatatataaaaatatggagATTTAGATATATAAATGCCAAAActctttgggggattttttttttttataaagcagaAGTTAGAAACTTGCATGATAGCTACCCTAAGCTTATAACCAATACAGCGCTGTGCAAGTAATTTTTcggtttttcttttagaaaatgaatCTAGAATATAGTGGTGTAGAATGGAATATTATTATGTACAAATATAATGGACACTTCATTGCAAATTACTGCAATTTTATTCCTGGAGTTTGTAAATTGCAGCGTGAAATATCTCATAAAATGTCTCCCAGTTCGTTAGTACAGTTCACTGAGTACACAGTGCTTTTTGAAGGAaccaaatgaaattaaaagtctGTCTCCTAACCCATGTTAGAAATTGCTAACTGTTTAACTGAGAATGTATTAAACTTATTACTGCTGGTCCAACTGACAGGTATCTATTAACTGTCATATTAGTGCCTAGACTGTGCTGAGTAGTTATGGACACACAAATACTTAGTCCTTGTTCCAAAGCAACCTTACCAGTGGTCTATATGCATATAAATACTTCCactattttgaagaaaatagaCAATGTTATTTACAAGAGAAATTTCACAAATTTATTGCTGAAATCTTCTGCTGTTTAGTCAAAGCTTAACAACTGTTTTTATTGTTTCTACTTACAAAATATTACTGAGTAACAGTTTATTTAATTTAGTTTCTCTATTTGAATTTCACtctttcattttaacaaaaaaagtaTGCTGTTTATATTGATAAACAAAATTAAGAGAAATGCCTGTGTGAATCTGTCTTTAAGGGTCAGGGTTACCAAATCATCTGATGATATAATGGCAGTGTGTCCTACAATTGTAACAGAAGATAGTATGCAAGCACAGCATCTGGCTGCTACTTTGGCGCTCTATCACTTAGCCAAGGGACAGGTAAGATTTTCCCTGGTACTGCTGCTCTTAGCCTGGAATCTACCTTTGCACTTGTTAGTTGTAATTTTTACAGCCAACTTCTAAAACGGATCTGATAAAATGTTTCCAGGTCAGTTCTTTGCTCTAATTATGTATTCATTTGTCTTTACTGAAAATCATACATACATGTTGTAGATTATGGGGAGGAAGGAATTCTGTAGTAAAACTGTTCTTTCATTGTTGGAAAGAATGCAAgcaaattgaggaaaaaaaagtgtattgtAAATGTTGACATTGCGGTTTTCATAGTTCTGTACTTAAAAATAGCTCCATATTTCATTTGATCATGTCTCTTACCACTCAAATTCATTTATACATAAAATGTtagtgaacttttttttcctgctttttctctctaAAGTCAGTCCATCAGTTGCTGCCTCCGACCTATCGAGATGTCTGGTTAGAATGGAGtgacattgaaaagaaaaaggaagaagaaaacaagatagAAACCAACAAACCTCGTGATAACTTTATTGCTAAATTATTAAATAAACtcaaacaacagcagcagctgcagtctgAAAACCAACCCAAAGTGTTTGAGGATCCTGAAGATTCTTGGGAAAACTTAGTTTCTGATGAGGACTTCAGCAATCTCTCCCTTGAGACCCCAGACATAGATGATTTGGAGCCTTCAAGAGTTTTATTCAAAAAGCTGCAAAGTTCCTCCAGATATCAGAGGCTTCTGAAAGAGCGACAGGAGTTACCTGTGTTTAAGCATAGACATTTGATAGTAGAAACTCTTAAAAAACATCGAGTAGTTGTTGTGGCTGGTGAAACAGGCAGTGGGAAAAGTACCCAGGTGCCCCATTTCTTGTTAGAAGACTTGTTACTAGACGAGGGATCAGGTAAATGTAATATTGTTTGTACACAGCCCCGGAGAATCTCAGCAGTGAGTCTGGCAACCCGGGTTTGTGAAGAGCTGGGCTGTGAGTCTGGACCTGGAGGAAAAGTAAGATGCTTTTCAATTCTTATTTCTAGTCTTAAGCAATTAGACTTATAGGGAACTGGATTCTTGGTCCAAGTGAAAACACTATTTCTTATACAACTGaatatttagtgttttttttttcttttggaaaagacATCTTGCAATGTcagctggtttttgtttttgttttgttttcaaattgtCATCTGTGGACCCCTGGGAATCCATACAGCATTTCTAAAAGCTTTACAAAGAGTGACTAAGAACAAGGGAGTTTCATGGTGGGAATGTTCAAGCATTGgagcagcttgcccagagagactgtaaaATCTCCATCGCTAGGGATACTGAAAGCTGCACTCTAAGGCTCTGAGCAGTCCAGTCTGACTTCAAgcttggccctgctttgagtgagGGATTGAaccagatgacttccagaggtcccttccaaccttggtTATTCTGTGTTTTGAGGAAAAGCAAGATCCTGTGTGTTTTATGGCAGTCTATTCATGTGAAATCCCTAGAGGGAATCCATACCTCTATtgcaaaaatacttttgtttgaAGACTGtcaaaaaaactgaagaaaaaacactgaagtTATTAACTCTTTACTACTCTGGAGAAACTGTAGCTTTTAGATTCCAgtgtattttcccttttttaacaaagaaaaatgcATGTGTGGAAAAAACAGTGCTGTAGTCAACTCACTGTACTGTTTAACTAGCAACCTGTGCAGTGTCTGAATCTGACGATGCTTAAATATCATTTCATTTTGCATATCTCTTGCTTGTATGCTATTTTAAgttattactgtatttttaataccATTCCataattttattgtattttacttttttttaagaattccttGTGTGGTTATCAAATTCGTATGGAATCGAGAACAGGAGAAGCCACTAAACTACTATACTGTACAACAGGTGTTCTGCTTCGGAAACTTCAAGAAGATGGTCTTCTCTCAAGTATATCTCATGTTATTGTAGATGAGGTTATCAGCTCTTACTGTTCTGCAGAAATTATAGTTGTTCTGGGACTTTACATGTGCTAATGCCTTACTATAGATTATGTTTTTCTAATTCTAGGTACATGAAAGAAGTGTCCAGTCTGATTTCTTGCTAATTATTCTGAGGGAGATCTTGCATAAACGTTCAGACCTGCATCTGATTTTAATGAGTGCTACTGTAGACAGCGAGAAGTTTTCCAGCTATTTCTCTCACTGTCCCATTTTAAGGATCTCAGGGAGGAGTTATCCTGTTGAGGTAGGTAAATGTTTCTTTGATTATACTAGATGCTTTGTATGTACATATACCGCATTTTCCTAGTTTTTATCTATAGTAAATATAGCTATATCATGTATCTATAGTTAGGAGAAAATATCTTAAATCTGTGTTTCAAGGACTCATAAtcctttttcagttttgaaaatacaaaatagcTTTAGTGATTTGAAGTATAAGgttgtactattttttttttttttcctgagagactTATAAATTGCTTAAAATCAGTCCATCTAACGACAGTGATGTTCTGACTTTCTCTCTGTTCCACCTAGACAGTAAGGGAAATGGAAGTGTCAGAACTTTTCCCCCCTTCAGCTTTCTCATTACACTCCTGTGTGTTTCTCATGCATGTCGTATGCTATGGTGAAGCTACTAATGGTAGTGAGCACGTAGAGAGGCCCCTTAACAAAAACGCACAGCAGCTCTGAATTCAGGCTTTCAGAGATCATAAGAAGAATTGACAAGTTGAAATATGCAAGATCTAGTACAGCATTAAAAGGGGAGATGCCATATTCAGCTTTGTACATAacctttaaagaacaaaaaagctGCTGACTATTCCTTGGCAtgccttgtattttttttgtgaattttcACTATAGATTTTCCATGTTGAAGATGTAATTGAAGCAACTGGATATGTTCTGGAGAGAGACTCAGAATATTGCCAGAAGTTcttggaggaggaagaagaaataacAGTAAATGTTACTAGCAAAGGAGGAGGCACTACAAAGTATCAGGTAAAACAGGTATTTCTGGTGTAGGTTTGGaaaatttgagggttttttaattGCTTGTATTAAATGTGATTGAATTGTATAACATCAAATATTCTTTCAACAATTAATGCAAAACAAAAGTTAGACACAGTGGCACTTATACAGTGTAAACCAAATACTTATTAAATCAGTAGCCTTATGTTTGTCTCTCTCAAATCCTTCACAGCTGCCTTGATTTTGCTGTTTTTGACACTTTGGGGTCTGTTGTTTCTCTCATGCAAATTCCCAGCTGTGGATCCATTAGCGGCAGCTGGGAAAAGCACTTCAGTTCTCTCCTGAGGAATTCTCCCTAGTTGTGAATCTAAGAGCAGAAAAGACAAAGTCACATCCTCCTTAGCAAAACTAAGATCCTCCAACTTGGGATGCTGATAAAACAGTTTGATCAGTTTATGTAGAGCTTTTTGGGTCACCAGAACTCAGTTAATCCTTGAACTTTTTGCAGTGACAGCTGTACATGCTTTTAGATTAAAACCCTTGAAGGGAAGGGAGTAAGAATGCTATGTAGCTGTAGGCATCTTCCTTAGGCTATTCATCTAGGCTGTTTATACTTTGGATAGACACCTATCAGTGCTCTGACATGCTCTTCAGAGGTATCTCTTAACTTTCATTGCAGTTGTTagttggagagggaagggagagaagaaaggagagactAGTTTTTTAAACTCCAAAATCTCAAGAGATTGAAAGAGTCTTGAAAGACTCTTAATCTGGAGTGTCATTTATCAGTAATAGATACCTATGCACAGGTTATGTAGATGTTTGTGTGATTAGAAACTTAGCTCATGCTGATTTCAGTGGGGAGTTAATCACATAAAtgtctctcttttgtttttatcTCAATTTTTATCTTAAGAACCTTTAAGTGAATGACATAAATTTACCTTCTCTTTTAATTTCTAAGAAAACATTGAGGatgtgacttttgcttttcttcctttttaggaGTATGTCCCAGTCCAGTCTGGATCTGGTATTGATTTGGCTCCTTACTATGAGAAGTATAGCAGTCGAACACAGCAAGCAATCTTCTATATGAACCCTTACAAGATCAACCTTGAACTTATTTTGGAGTTGCTTGCATACTTAGGTACAGTCTGCTACATAATAAATTTACATATTTGAGACTGCTCTTTGATTAATTTATTTCCTGATGCTTGCTACTGATAAGGATGTTTGACTTCATTCTTATTATATGAAACATCCTCAAAGGTGTTTACCACAGGGCCCAGATATAGTTCCTGTTCTCAGATGAGCCTGTTCACAAATACATGTTTATTTTAACTACATGTCTATACTGTAACTTTCCAGATAGAAGTCCCCAGTTCAAAAATGTTGAAGGTGCTGTGCTGATATTTTTACCAGGCCTTGCTCATATCCAACAGCTGTATGATCTCATTTCAACTGACCGAAGATTTAACTTGTGTGACAggtaatgtagatttttttttttttctataaagttAGATTGCTTAATTTGATGAATATGTTCTTCTTGGATTTAAGACCAGCTATCCTTTCAAAAGGAAATTGTTGAAAGTTGTACCTCTGAACTGTTTTTACTACAAACCTATATTTATTATCTAAAAATGATATAAGCAAAAATGACAAGTGCTTAGGTCTTGTACAGTTGTAactgcatctttttcttttgatgCCACTTTTGAACAAACTTACATAATCACAAAGCACTCGACTACTTCATTTTTACTTCTTAAGATATAGAAGCTGTTGTATCTGAGACAGTTTTCTCCAGTTTACTGTATGCATGGAAATGGCTACTTCTTAAGAGATCCAGAGACAGTAATCTACCAAGAGAACCAGCATAGAGTTACAGTGGTGGacagtttttcaaatttttttacaGCTAACTACAAGTTAGCAATACCATGACATGGAAAGAACATACGCAGTCAAATTTTAAAGGTTCATAAGATGGACTTAGGTGTCAAGGTCTAGaactgaaggagaaggaaagtcCAAGTC contains:
- the DHX29 gene encoding ATP-dependent RNA helicase DHX29 isoform X1, with product MGGRNKKHRGGGGAAHAASVAASATAAARARAAAAEAGAAAEAAGSRAAPRPPPASKEPRVKQGPKTYSFSSTMDSSATAANLDKSVLKVMINSNLEKRIIGVINEHKKQNDDKGMISKRLTAKKLQDVYMALQRFSFKTEHIEEAMKNTILYGGDLHSALDWLCLNLPDDALPEGFSQQFEEQQQKPRAKFSSPVLQCQPPPCLADNKKKENGPEKKENGPETKEKNVGKEKEVSMKEWILQYAEQQTDEEKNESMKETDEEKFDPNERYLHLAAKLSEAKEQASLSKQDKDKQSQKVAQEKIRRIQQEMAALEEHPVFNLAIKISNQQQNEKKKTPLPQETTLNLSLLEKPEGAAKEEKVKKKEPLDIRNFDYSARSWTGKSPKQFLIDWCRKNFPKSPNPAFEKVPVGRYWKCRVRVTKSSDDIMAVCPTIVTEDSMQAQHLAATLALYHLAKGQSVHQLLPPTYRDVWLEWSDIEKKKEEENKIETNKPRDNFIAKLLNKLKQQQQLQSENQPKVFEDPEDSWENLVSDEDFSNLSLETPDIDDLEPSRVLFKKLQSSSRYQRLLKERQELPVFKHRHLIVETLKKHRVVVVAGETGSGKSTQVPHFLLEDLLLDEGSGKCNIVCTQPRRISAVSLATRVCEELGCESGPGGKNSLCGYQIRMESRTGEATKLLYCTTGVLLRKLQEDGLLSSISHVIVDEVHERSVQSDFLLIILREILHKRSDLHLILMSATVDSEKFSSYFSHCPILRISGRSYPVEIFHVEDVIEATGYVLERDSEYCQKFLEEEEEITVNVTSKGGGTTKYQEYVPVQSGSGIDLAPYYEKYSSRTQQAIFYMNPYKINLELILELLAYLDRSPQFKNVEGAVLIFLPGLAHIQQLYDLISTDRRFNLCDRHRLIALHSVLSTQDQAAAFTIPPLGIRKIVLATNIAETGITIPDVVFVIDTGRTKENRYHESSQMSSLEETFVSKASALQRQGRAGRVRDGFCFRMYTRDRFESFMEYSVPEILRVPLEELCLHIMKCNLGSPEDFLSKALDPPQLQVISNAMNLLRKIGACQLSEPKLTPLGQHLAALPVNVKIGKMLIFGAIFGCLDPVATLAAVMTEKSPFTTPIGRKDEADLAKSSLAVAISDHITIYNAYLGWKKARQEGGYRAEMTYCRRNFLNRTSLLTLEDVKQELIRVVRAAGFTAPTAQHGWDGNGATQSPSLEEIALLKAVLTAGLYDNVGKIIYTKSVDITEKLACMVETAQGKAQVHPSSVNRDLQIYGWLLYQEKVRYAKVYLRETTLISPFPILLFGGDIEVQHRERLLSVDGWIHFQAPVKIAVIFKQLRVLIESVLKKKLENPKMSLEDDKVLHIIKELIKTENGN
- the DHX29 gene encoding ATP-dependent RNA helicase DHX29 isoform X2, with the translated sequence MGGRNKKHRGGGGAAHAASVAASATAAARARAAAAEAGAAAEAAGSRAAPRPPPASKEPRVKQGPKTYSFSSTMDSSATAANLDKSVLKVMINSNLEKRIIGVINEHKKQNDDKGMISKRLTAKKLQDVYMALQRFSFKTEHIEEAMKNTILYGGDLHSALDWLCLNLPDDALPEGFSQQFEEQQQKPRAKFSSPVLQCQPPPCLADNKKKENGPEKKENGPETKEKNVGKEKEVSMKEWILQYAEQQTDEEKNESMKETDEEKFDPNERYLHLAAKLSEAKEQASLSKQDKDKQSQKVAQEKIRRIQQEMAALEEHPVFNLAIKISNQQQNEKKKTPLPQETTLNLSLLEKPEGAAKEEKVKKKEPLDIRNFDYSARSWTGKSPKQFLIDWCRKNFPKSPNPAFEKVPVGRYWKCRVRVTKSSDDIMAVCPTIVTEDSMQAQHLAATLALYHLAKGQSVHQLLPPTYRDVWLEWSDIEKKKEEENKIETNKPRDNFIAKLLNKLKQQQQLQSENQPKVFEDPEDSWENLVSDEDFSNLSLETPDIDDLEPSRVLFKKLQSSSRYQRLLKERQELPVFKHRHLIVETLKKHRVVVVAGETGSGKSTQVPHFLLEDLLLDEGSGKCNIVCTQPRRISAVSLATRVCEELGCESGPGGKNSLCGYQIRMESRTGEATKLLYCTTGVLLRKLQEDGLLSSISHVIVDEVHERSVQSDFLLIILREILHKRSDLHLILMSATVDSEKFSSYFSHCPILRISGRSYPVEIFHVEDVIEATGYVLERDSEYCQKFLEEEEEITVNVTSKGGGTTKYQEYVPVQSGSGIDLAPYYEKYSSRTQQAIFYMNPYKINLELILELLAYLDRSPQFKNVEGAVLIFLPGLAHIQQLYDLISTDRRFNLCDRHRLIALHSVLSTQDQAAAFTIPPLGIRKIVLATNIAETGITIPDVVFVIDTGRTKENRYHESSQMSSLEETFVSKASALQRQGRAGRVRDGFCFRMYTRDRFESFMEYSVPEILRVPLEELCLHIMKCNLGSPEDFLSKALDPPQLQVISNAMNLLRKIGACQLSEPKLTPLGQHLAALPVNVKIGKMLIFGAIFGCLDPVATLAAVMTEKSPFTTPIGRKDEADLAKSSLAVAISDHITIYNAYLGWKKARQEGGYRAEMTYCRRNFLNRTSLLTLEDVKQELIRVVRAAGFTAPTAQHGWDGNGATQSPSLEEIALLKAVLTAGLYDNVGKIIYTKSVDITEKLACMVETAQGKAQVHPSSVNRDLQIYGWLLYQEKKSSIESVSYLWMAGSIFRLL
- the DHX29 gene encoding ATP-dependent RNA helicase DHX29 isoform X3, with amino-acid sequence MGGRNKKHRGGGGAAHAASVAASATAAARARAAAAEAGAAAEAAGSRAAPRPPPASKEPRVKQGPKTYSFSSTMDSSATAANLDKSVLKVMINSNLEKRIIGVINEHKKQNDDKGMISKRLTAKKLQDVYMALQRFSFKTEHIEEAMKNTILYGGDLHSALDWLCLNLPDDALPEGFSQQFEEQQQKPRAKFSSPVLQCQPPPCLADNKKKENGPEKKENGPETKEKNVGKEKEVSMKEWILQYAEQQTDEEKNESMKETDEEKFDPNERYLHLAAKLSEAKEQASLSKQDKDKQSQKVAQEKIRRIQQEMAALEEHPVFNLAIKISNQQQNEKKKTPLPQETTLNLSLLEKPEGAAKEEKVKKKEPLDIRNFDYSARSWTGKSPKQFLIDWCRKNFPKSPNPAFEKVPVGRYWKCRVRVTKSSDDIMAVCPTIVTEDSMQAQHLAATLALYHLAKGQSVHQLLPPTYRDVWLEWSDIEKKKEEENKIETNKPRDNFIAKLLNKLKQQQQLQSENQPKVFEDPEDSWENLVSDEDFSNLSLETPDIDDLEPSRVLFKKLQSSSRYQRLLKERQELPVFKHRHLIVETLKKHRVVVVAGETGSGKSTQVPHFLLEDLLLDEGSGKCNIVCTQPRRISAVSLATRVCEELGCESGPGGKNSLCGYQIRMESRTGEATKLLYCTTGVLLRKLQEDGLLSSISHVIVDEVHERSVQSDFLLIILREILHKRSDLHLILMSATVDSEKFSSYFSHCPILRISGRSYPVEIFHVEDVIEATGYVLERDSEYCQKFLEEEEEITVNVTSKGGGTTKYQEYVPVQSGSGIDLAPYYEKYSSRTQQAIFYMNPYKINLELILELLAYLDRSPQFKNVEGAVLIFLPGLAHIQQLYDLISTDRRFNLCDRHRLIALHSVLSTQDQAAAFTIPPLGIRKIVLATNIAETGITIPDVVFVIDTGRTKENRYHESSQMSSLEETFVSKASALQRQGRAGRVRDGFCFRMYTRDRFESFMEYSVPEILRVPLEELCLHIMKCNLGSPEDFLSKALDPPQLQVISNAMNLLRKIGACQLSEPKLTPLGQHLAALPVNVKIGKMLIFGAIFGCLDPVATLAAVMTEKSPFTTPIGRKDEADLAKSSLAVAISDHITIYNAYLGWKKARQEGGYRAEMTYCRRNFLNRTSLLTLEKSSIESVSYLWMAGSIFRLL